GGGGCAGCtgtaaggaagaaaaaaaaaaaagatccatgGCTTGTATCTTTAAAAGTCTGAGTACAAAATGACCAGTTGTGGATTGACCCAGCAACCCAAAAAGAGAtgggcatcttttttttttgtttgttttctcttctatttatatttaaagatttCACCCACTACCCTCACAGGTTATCACAAAAGcctcaaaaagaaaagccacAAACACTTGCTCTAAAACTggctttctgcatgtttcacaGCCGCCTTGTGTTTTCCTACCCACTTTTACAATGACAAAAAGTTAGATTTAATATAgttgtatatttatttacaatttacttTGAGTAATTTACATTGGTAGGTGTCCCTGTACCATTTAATCTACTTTCACAATGATTTAATTTTGAAACTTGAGAGATATTTTAATTGCAGTCATGGTAGCAGCTTCCAAACTCCACCTTAAGACCATGACCTGATTTCTTTGCCTTTCCTGTCAAACAGGAAGAGCCTCTTCTCAAGCCACTTTGAGGTAAACTTGTTGTGAAATGTGACACTGTCCTCTAAAAGTTAACAAGAACAGCCATGCCatggttcattttattttttcagaaaagtCCAGTGTGTTAATATATGCTTAGCTGCCATTACTTcagaataataatataatataataatttctGTGGCTGGTAAATGCCAAAAATTCCCATAGTCATGAATAAGAGTCATTGTTACAGATGGCTGCATTGGTGACTTTAGAAAAACAGTACATTCTGTCAGAGGTTATTGTAGCACAATATAATATTTGTCCCAACTTTAGACCTCCGTACTCTGAACAGGTTATACAATCATCTGCTGCAGATGCACCAGGGGTTGCTGGTTCTTCTCTTGTAGTCCTGATGTGTGTTTTAGCCTCTAATTCAAAATCAAACATTctttttgtaaggtcagttacTCCAAACCTGCAAAACAtcataactttttaaatttttaaatcagTACTTTGTGTTTTGAATCCATAAGATGAGACACAAAATAACCTACATGGCCCTGtgtgacaaagtgaaatttcatatgaaatgtaaaaatttagatttaattatAGAATATGACATTTCatgtaaaatatgaaattcAGAAAAGACAACTATATTTAGGTAAAGTTTTAtcaatctggaaaaaaaaagagaggaaaacaagaaccagaaaccagaaaaagGACATGCATTCCTGCCTTCTTTATCCACACAGACTTTAAACTAGAACAAGTTTTATGTACTTAGCTTCAGGAGTTTTCACAGACATTAAGAAATTAATACTCTGTGtcttaatttgtaataaaactttcacattCTGGGAACATGTGACACTGACAAGACTAAATATTCCCATTCGGTGCTTAATTTGCACAGGTTAGCATGTTAATAAATGCTACAAAATTCGGTCAGACCTTATAAATGTGATGGAGAAACACATAAAGGATATTTGCCATGCAGATATTCTTGTCATGTGTGTTtaactttctttcattttctcattttttgtcCAAGGTTTCGAGAACCATGACGACAGAGTGGAACTCTGGACTCTTAAACTGTTGTGATGATCTCAGTTCCTGTAAGAACCACTCAATTTTAAACCTACTCAAAAATGTTATTCAAGAAAGCTGTCATTTCCTAATTTCATGCATGTCCTTATTTTagttgcataaaaaataaaatgtgttttcaaccAGATACTGCTTTGTTTCAGGCTGCTATGGTTTCTGGTGCTGCCCCTGCCTCGCCTGCTCTGTTTCAGGGGGGCTTAACGAGAACCACTGCCTTCCTCTGTGTGACATGTGTAGCCCTGCGGTGATGTCAGCTATTGGGATTCCTTTGTGTGTGCCTCCTGCAGGCTTAGGGCTGAGGGTCGCCCTTCGACATAAATATGGTATAAAGGTAAAGTATCAGCTCATCTGATGTAAATCAGTTTCTTGTGTTAGAATGGAAACTTGTTTAAGAAGACATGTTCTATGACAATTAATTAAAGCTGACAAAATCATAAGAAAAAATTTATAGAACATAATTTGAGACTTTTGCTCCACAGGGTTCTGTCTGTAAGGACATTGCTACCTCCTGCATCTGTGTGTGGTGCAACTGGTGCCAATTGCACCGAGAGTTAAAATATCAAACCAATAGTCATGGTGTCGTCAACTTGCAGCCGAAATAAGGAGCAGCTGTCCTCCATCTGTGTGACttatagttttccttttgtcttcTATGTTTTAAAAGCTATTGGGTTTTTggtgagaccaaaaaaaaaaaaaaaaaaagtcataattgCTTGATAAATGTCTACCTGATTGTTTGTTAAGACTAGCTGTAGACCTTATTTTTGTTAAGCAGTTTTAAGCTTGGACATGGATCATATTTCTGAATGTTGTCTCAATAACATCCTAACATTCTGGTTTTATATATAATCTCTGTAATCCCATGATAACTGTATGCAGGAATGTtcactgtaaagaaaaacaggatgtttttgATCACTTTCAACATCCATTAAAGACTTATcagacttgtttgttttcaaaactgatttaataagaTAAAGGATTAGACCAAAGCAAAAGTAATAAAGGTTTTAATGTGAAAGAGATCTGCATCTGATTCTGTGATAATAAATCAACAGTTGTTTGTTCTTTCCTGTTGTGTTTAGGATTTACTTGTGTTAAAAATATCTGTGATTAACATCATATTATTGGGCTTCTTGGGTTTTCATTCCGGCGTTTAactgttaatgaaaaaaaaagtcagtgaaGTTTTGTTAACTGCAAAAATAACCAACATTATTACATAATTACATTATTATTGTGTTGATTATTTGACAGCAAaatgaatgttgttgttttaaaatgaatatttcctgtCAAGATTGTATatcaataaaacttaaaacaactcttgtACTGTTTTATGCTTCTGAATTAAAGCTTCCCTGGATCTTATTTCACCTAAACATAcagtttcatgtaaaaaaaaaaacttgatataAAAAGATTACCTCTCAGTGATCATGATCATGAGACCCTAaacctagccctgagccaaaaagcCTTatccccttcaaccctgaggagaccctaactcTAGctctgggccaaaaggccctaacccatcaaaccctgaggagacgcTAACCCTAGCCCAGACCCAAGAGGCcttaaccccttcaaccctgaggagaccctaaccctagccctgggccaaaaggccctaacgcatcaaaccctgaggagaccNNNNNNNNNNNNNNNNNNNNNNNNNNNNNNNNNNNNNNNNNNNNNNNNNNNNNNNNNNNNNNNNNNNNNNNNNNNNNNNNNNNNNNNNNNNNNNNNNNNNNNNNNNNNNNNNNNNNNNNNNNNNNNNNNNNNNNNNNNNNNNNNNNNNNNNNNNNNNNNNNNNNNNNNNNNNNNNNNNNNNNNNNNNNNNNNNNNNNNNNNNNNNNNNNNNNNNNNNNNNNNNNNNNNNNNNNNNNNNNNNNNNNNNNNNNNNNNNNNNNNNNNNNNNNNNNNNNNNNNNNNNNNNNNNNNNNNNNNNNNNNNNNNNNNNNNNNNNNNNNNNNNNNNNNNNNNNNNNNNNNNNNNNNNNNNNNNNNNNNNNNNNNNNNNNNNNNNNNNNNNNNNNNNNNNNNNNNNNNNNNNNNNNNNNNNNNNNNNNNNNNNNNNNNNNNNNNNNNNNNNNNNNNNNNNNNNNNNNNNNNNNNNNNNNNNNNNNNNNNNNNNNNNNNNNNNNNNNNNNNNNNNNNNNNNNNNNNNNNNNNNNNNNNNNNNNNNNNNNNNNNNNNNNNNNNNNNNNNNNNNNNNNNNNNNNNNNNNNNNNNNNNNNNNNNNNNNNNNNNNNNNNNNNNNNNNNNNNNNNNNNNNNNNNNNNNNNNNNNNNNNNNNNNNNNNNNNNNNNNNNNNNNNNNNNNNNNNNNNNNNNNNNNNNNNNNNNNNNNNNNNNNNNNNNNNNNNNNNNNNNNNNNNNNNNNNNNNNNNNNNNNNNNNNNNNNNNNNNNNNNNNNNNNNNNNNNNNNNNNNNNNNNNNNNNNNNNNNNNNNNNNNNNNNNNNNNNNNNNNNNNNNNNNNNNNNNNNNNNNNNNNNNNNNNNNNNNNNNNNNNNNNNNNNNNNNNNNNNNNNNNNNNNNNNNNNNNNNNNNNNNNNNNNNNNNNNNNNNNNNNNNNNNNNNNNNNNNNNNNNNNNNNNNNNNNNNNNNNNNNNNNNNNNNNNNNNNNNNNNNNNNNNNNNNNNNNNNNNNNNNNNNNNNNNNNNNNNNNNNNNNNNNNNNNNNNNNNNNNNNNNNNNNNNNNNNNNNNNNNNNNNNNNNNNNNNNNNNNNNNNNNNNNNNNNNNNNNNNNNNNNNNNNNNNNNNNNNNNNNNNNNNNNNNNNNNNNNNNNNNNNNNNNNNNNNNNNNNNNNNNNNNNNNNNNNNNNNNNNNNNNNNNNNNNNNNNNNNNNNNNNNNNNNNNNNNNNNNNNNNNNNNNNNNNNNNNNNNNNNNNNNNNNNNNNNNNNNNNNNNNNNNNNNNNNNNNNNNNNNNNNNNNNNNNNNNNNNNNNNNNNNNNNNNNNNNNNNNNNNNNNNNNNNNNNNNNNNNNNNNNNNNNNNNNNNNNNNNNNNNNNNNNNNNNNNNNNNNNNNNNNNNNNNNNNNNNNNNNNNNNNNNNNNNNNNNNNNNNNNNNNNNNNNNNNNNNNNNNNNNNNNNNNNNNNNNNNNNNNNNNNNNNNNNNNNNNNNNNNNNNNNNNNNNNNNNNNNNNNNNNNNNNNNNNNNNNNNNNNNNNNNNNNNNNNNNNNNNNNNNNNNNNNNNNNNNNNNNNNNNNNNNNNNNNNNNNNNNNNNNNNNNNNNNNNNNNNNNNNNNNNNNNNNNNNNNNNNNNNNNNNNNNNNNNNNNNNNNNNNNNNNNNNNNNNNNNNNNNNNNNNNNNNNNNNNNNNNNNNNNNNNNNNNNNNNNNNNNNNNNNNNNNNNNNNNNNNNNNNNNNNNNNNNNNNNNNNNNNNNNNNNNNNNNNNNNNNNNNNNNNNNNNNNNNNNNNNNNNNNNNNNNNNNNNNNNNNNNNNNNNNNNNNNNNNNNNNNNNNNNNNNNNNNNNNNNNNNNNNNNNNNNNNNNNNNNNNNNNNNNNNNNNNNNNNNNNNNNNNNNNNNNNNNNNNNNNNNNNNNNNNNNNNNNNNNNNNNNNNNNNNNNNNNNNNNNNNNNNNNNNNNNNNNNNNNNNNNNNNNNNNNNNNNNNNNNNNNNNNNNNNNNNNNNNNNNNNNNNNNNNNNNNNNNNNNNNNNNNNNNNNNNNNNNNNNNNNNNNNNNNNNNNNNNNNNNNNNNNNNNNNNNNNNNNNNNNNNNNNNNNNNNNNNNNNNNNNNNNNNNNNNNNNNNNNNNNNNNNNNNNNNNNNNNNNNNNNNNNNNNNNNNNNNNNNNNNNNNNNNNNNNNNNNNNNNNNNNNNNNNNNNNNNNNNNNNNNNNNNNNNNNNNNNNNNNNNNNNNNNNNNNNNNNNNNNNNNNNNNNNNNNNNNNNNNNNNNNNNNNNNNNNNNNNNNNNNNNNNNNNNNNNNNNNNNNNNNNNNNNNNNNNNNNNNNNNNNNNNNNNNNNNNNNNNNNNNNNNNNNNNNNNNNNNNNNNNNNNNNNNNNNNNNNNNNNNNNNNNNNNNNNNNNNNNNNNNNNNNNNNNNNNNNNNNNNNNNNNNNNNNNNNNNNNNNNNNNNNNNNNNNNNNNNNNNNNNNNNNNNNNNNNNNNNNNNNNNNNNNNNNNNNNNNNNNNNNNNNNNNNNNNNNNNNNNNNNNNNNNNNNNNNNNNNNNNNNNNNNNNNNNNNNNNNNNNNNNNNNNNNNNNNNNNNNNNNNNNNNNNNNNNNNNNNNNNNNNNNNNNNNNNNNNNNNNNNNNNNNNNNNNNNNNNNNNNNNNNNNNNNNNNNNNNNNNNNNNNNNNNNNNNNNNNNNNNNNNNNNNNNNNNNNNNNNNNNNNNNNNNNNNNNNNNNNNNNNNNNNNNNNNNNNNNNNNNNNNNNNNNNNNNNNNNNNNNNNNNNNNNNNNNNNNNNNNNNNNNNNNNNNNNNNNNNNNNNNNNNNNNNNNNNNNNNNNNNNNNNNNNNNNNNNNNNNNNNNNNNNNNNNNNNNNNNNNNNNNNNNNNNNNNNNNNNNNNNNNNNNNNNNNNNNNNNNNNNNNNNNNNNNNNNNNNNNNNNNNNNNNNNNNNNNNNNNNNNNNNNNNNNNNNNNNNNNNNNNNNNNNNNNNNNNNNNNNNNNNNNNNNNNNNNNNNNNNNNNNNNNNNNNNNNNNNNNNNNNNNNNNNNNNNNNNNNNNNNNNNNNNNNNNNNNNNNNNNNNNNNNNNNNNNNNNNNNNNNNNNNNNNNNNNNNNNNNNNNNNNNNNNNNNNNNNNNNNNNNNNNNNNNNNNNNNNNNNNNNNNNNNNNNNNNNNNNNNNNNNNNNNNNNNNNNNNNNNNNNNNNNNNNNNNNNNNNNNNNNNNNNNNNNNNNNNNNNNNNNNNNNNNNNNNNNNNNNNNNNNNNNNNNNNNNNNNNNNNNNNNNNNNNNNNNNNNNNNNNNNNNNNNNNNNNNNNNNNNNNNNNNNNNNNNNNNNNNNNNNNNNNNNNNNNNNNNNNNNNNNNNNNNNNNNNNNNNNNNNNNNNNNNNNNNNNNNNNNNNNNNNNNNNNNNNNNNNNNNNNNNNNNNNNNNNNNNNNNNNNNNNNNNNNNNNNNNNNNNNNNNNNNNNNNNNNNNNNNNNNNNNNNNNNNNNNNNNNNNNNNNNNNNNNNNNNNNNNNNNNNNNNNNNNNNNNNNNNNNNNNNNNNNNNNNNNNNNNNNNNNNNNNNNNNNNNNNNNNNNNNNNNNNNNNNNNNNNNNNNNNNNNNNNNNNNNNNNNNNNNNNNNNNNNNNNNNNNNNNNNNNNNNNNNNNNNNNNNNNNNNNNNNNNNNNNNNNNNNNNNNNNNNNNNNNNNNNNNNNNNNNNNNNNNNNNNNNNNNNNNNNNNNNNNNNNNNNNNNNNNNNNNNNNNNNNNNNNNNNNNNNNNNNNNNNNNNNNNNNNNNNNNNNNNNNNNNNNNNNNNNNNNNNNNNNNNNNNNNNNNNNNNNNNNNNNNNNNNNNNNNNNNNNNNNNtgaggagaccctaaccctagccctgggccaaaaggccctaacgcatcaaaccctgaggagaccctaaccctagcccctGGCCAAATGGCCCTATCCctttcaaccctgaggagaccctaaccctagcccttgGCCAAAAGGCCCTACCCCATCAAACCttgaggagaccctgaccctagccctgggccaaaaggccctaacccatcaaaccctgaggagaccctaaccctagccctgggtcaaaaggccctaacccatCAAACCCTgcggagaccctaaccctagccctgggccaaaagggcctatccccttcaaccctgaggagaccctaaccctagccctgggctaAAAGGCACTAACTCATCAATCCCTaaggaaaccctaaccctagcccctggccaaaaggccctatcccctttaaccctgaggagaccctaaccctagccctgggcaaAAAGGCCCTAACTcatcaaaccctgaggagaccctaaccctagccctgggccaaaaggccttatccccttcaaccctgaagagaccctaaccctagccctgggccaaaaggccatatccccttaaaccctgaggagaccctaaccctaggcctgggccaaaaggccctaacgcATCAAAACCCTGAGGATGTCTCAGTATGCCTCAGTATCTGTTTTTCAGGCTGCtatgttttcttgtgtgtgtgtgggtcccTTATCTCACCTGCAGTGTTTCAGGAAGATTCGTAGAGAACTACTGTCTCCCATTGTGTGATATCTTCAGCCCTGCAGTGGCAGTCATCTGTGATGTACCTCTGTTTGCCCCTCCTGCAGCTTTGTCTCTCAGGTCTGCCTTTAGAAACAAATATGGCATTAAAGTATGACAGCATGAGGCATTAACCCCCTAAGTAGTAGTGATACAGTGTTTTGAAGATAACTATTTTTCCCCTAGGGTTCTCTGTGTAAGGACATTgcagtttcctgtttctgtgtgtggtGCTCCTAGTGTCAGATGCATCGAGAattcaaaaatcacaaaaaaactcCTGTTATCATCAATTTTCTTTCACAAAGTGTTGTCAACATGCAGCCTCCTCCTGTCATGATGATACCTGCAAACCCTCCTCCTGTTGGAGTTGTGACTCAAACAGGAATCATGCATGCTTCGTACTgatatctgttttattttgttcctatAACATAACAAGATGAAGATTTCTTTACAGAAATTAAACCCTACAAATTAAAGTAGCCTAATTAATGTAGTTGTAAATGACAAGAACATCTGTACTTTCATTtatgacaaaagtaataatgaTATGACTTAtttcaaactcatttttttGGAATTTGAATCTCTTCAatctggctttttttctttctttctccacaCCACAGTTGCAGGTCAGATTCACTTGACTGCAGTTATTTCTAAAACCCTTGTTCCAAACTGATTGTTCGCTGCTAGTTACAAAACCAAATGTGCACCACAAAACAATTCCTAAAGGCCTGATTCACCAAGAATCCGCAGAACTTCAGCCCATTTCAGAAATACTAACACTCTTGCAGGTTTTGTTATGTGTGATATGGCTCACCGCCCAGGACACCATTCATGCTGGACCCACCACTGCTCAGTCTGCAGGACTTCATGTCCACAGTAACAAACTGAATTCTTCCATGATGTAGATCTTCTGATAGCAGCATAGTAGCTCTGCCGTGAGAGTGTAGTGCATGCTAATAAAATATAGGATATATTTATAGCTGTTCCTGGTTATTTGGGTCAATGATAACCATCTGAGTTAATGAAATATTGCTACACTTGCAGCTGTGTACTCAGTCAAAGCGAAGCTGCCTTGAATTGTCAATATATTTGAAATAGAAATGAAGATaaatggatgcagttagagaggacatggagttAGCTGGAGTGAAGACAGAGTTGGATGGAAGAGGATAAAACTGAAATGCTAATATGCTAATATTCTGAAGATTATAGTTAGTTACAAACTACttttagcaaaacaaactgatgtcATGGATTCAAACCCCATAGCCACATGTTTAGCAGCTGtataaaactgtgtgtgtgacatATAAGGAAATACTaaacaacagaaatacaaattagTTGTAAATTTTTGCAAAtatcatctttttcttttttttttttttgaatgagcACGTTATGCTCCATTTGGAGTTGGAAATGTAGCTTTGAGTGATGTTCCAgtgccaaaaaaacaacattattggTCTTCAACAAGTTGGTATTtcagtgttgtttgtttgtcacaaagaacaaatgataaaattttggtggtgatcaggATAACAATCCGGCTCCTACAATTTTAAATGagtcatttaaaatttaaaatatcatcagctttttttgttctttgtgacaacatcaacatttcctgaaaatttcatcaaaatacaGTCATCTCTTTTTTCGTAATTTtgtgcacagaaaacaaacaaacaaacaaacaaactctttatGGCGAAGGTCAATAAGGAAATATGGATGCAAATGATGTACAGTCGGCGATACTGGAGTCAGGATTTTACGATGCCAATAACAACCCAAACCTCACACAGTCTTTGTTATTTCAGAAGACTTTCATGGGAAGCAGCTTACACAGTTTGTCAGGTAAgattgtatttgtatttgaatctttttaattaaaactaaagaagttAGAAGAAACtgttacaaaaatgaaattaaatgatcAAGGGACAAAATTCTTTACTTAATAATATTGTTGCTGGACAATTTCACACCTCCTTACTGATGATAAACAGGTTCTTGGTCACAAtattaaaatccaaaaacaatattaaaaacttGGCTGACCATGTTATCAAGCTCTCTGGCCCTGGAGAAACACAGCTTTATGATTAATGGTAAATATTCTGCGTTTGAAGAGATGTGGaattttttttgctatttttgaaaagtgaaaatgttcgTACTGATGAATAAGCAAAGGAAGGTTTACAGCCTGATTCTAATTTTAGACTCATGAACTGAGCTCTGTCGCCATGTTTACCTGAAGGATTTCAAGAGTAATTTACAATATGGAAAGTACACAACACTGAACCATCAATATCTGTCTACTGCGGACCGGGGAGGACAGTTATTTTCACTAATGCTATAATATCCATCACCGCTCTGATGGACTGTGATCAGGACTCCTGAGGTGGAACTCAGCATTTATCCCTGATGAGACAAAATTGAGAAATCAATGTCTCACTGCAATGTATATGTTTGTCACCTTGatgatttatgtttgtgtgtttgctgagttttttctttttttttttctttagttgatAGTGTTTACGTTTGGTATTTGTTCAATTAAGATTTCACCTATCTTTGTACATTATGTAAAGTACAGAAAAccaataaacagatttggagggaaaaaaaagaggtgacACCAAATCTGCTGAAGATGGAGAGTGTAGGATAAAATGTAAGACTTTCTAAATCATGTTGCTTGGTCTTGTTTCCCAGTTGAGTAGATTTTCTCCCCTCTGATCTCCCAGGATCACTATTCATTGTTTGAGGCTCAGCTTTAAGAAGTGATGGCAGAAACCCCTCTGACAGACTGGGATAGTGGTCTCCTTGATTGCTTTGAGGATCCAAACACCTGTAAGAGTCAAACATAGCACTTTTTGTATTAAGAAAAGGTAGTAGAACCTCCAAAGATCATTACATCATTCCTGTGTTTTACAGGTTGCTATGGTTTCTGGTGTCCCCCTTGCCTTTCCTGCACTGTTTCAAGACGAATTGGCGAGAACTACTGTCTCCCATTATGTGATGTCTGTGTTGGTGCTATCAGTACTATCTACAGAGTCCCTCTTGTTCCTCCTGCAGCCTTGGCTGTAAGAGTTGCCATGAGACACAAATACGGTATCAAGGTATGACAACATGAAACACTAACCTTCTCTTGTATGGACTAAAAAAATCGTAAAcatatttaatgtgtttgtttgcagggCTCCATTTGTAAGGACATTGGTATTTCTTGTTGCTGTCCGTGGTGCTCCTGGTGTCAGATGCATCGGGAGTTAAAATATCGCAGGAAAACCCCACACGTCATCAATATGCAGTCTCAAACTGTTGTCAACATGCAGCCTGCTCCTGTCATGATGATCCCTGTGAACCCTCTTCCACCTGCTGCTGTGCACCAGACACTCACTGTCCAGGCTTCAAAGTGATATTTCTGACCATATACTGTtggatttgaacaaaaaaatgtaaagtaatcattaaataaacatcttcaactgattaacatgTGAAGACAATCCAATTTAggattagcaaacacaaaactagcaataactcagccagttttatagacattgagctaatatttggtgtggcagtagctgagcatcTTCCCTaacacactgtaaaaaaattatttttaaggtgtGAAAAA
The Kryptolebias marmoratus isolate JLee-2015 linkage group LG24, ASM164957v2, whole genome shotgun sequence DNA segment above includes these coding regions:
- the LOC108238407 gene encoding cornifelin-like yields the protein MAETPLTDWDSGLLDCFEDPNTCCYGFWCPPCLSCTVSRRIGENYCLPLCDVCVGAISTIYRVPLVPPAALAVRVAMRHKYGIKGSICKDIGISCCCPWCSWCQMHRELKYRRKTPHVINMQSQTVVNMQPAPVMMIPVNPLPPAAVHQTLTVQASK
- the LOC119616804 gene encoding cornifelin homolog B-like, which codes for MTTEWNSGLLNCCDDLSSCCYGFWCCPCLACSVSGGLNENHCLPLCDMCSPAVMSAIGIPLCVPPAGLGLRVALRHKYGIKGSVCKDIATSCICVWCNWCQLHRELKYQTNSHGVVNLQPK